Below is a genomic region from Gemmatimonadota bacterium.
AGCACCTTGCGGCGGGCGACCGGGATCAACTCCACCCGTTCGAGCCTGCCGTCGTACAGTTTCGGCGCCAGCGCCACGCCTACTTCCCGGCATACGAGGCCGAGAATCTGCGCGGTGTGGCTCAGCAGCTCCTGCACGCTGAGCCAGTCGTTCTCCAGTTCGAGATGGATCCGCTCCCGGTCCCGCCTGTTGATGGGCCGCATGCGGAGGAGGGCGTCCACGTAATACCGGTAACCCTTGTCGGTCGGCACCCCGCCGGCGGAGGGATGGGGGCGGGTGATGTAGCCCGCGTCCTCGAGGTTCACCATGGTATTGCGCACCGTCGCCGGACTGACGTCGAGCGGGCCCTGGCTGGCGATCGAACGTGAACCGACGGGCTGGCCCGTGGACACGTGGTGTTCCACAAGGTTCCGCAGTATGTCCTTGTCCCGGTCGGTCTGAAGGGTGTATGCCATTTCGATCCTGCAGTCAGCATGGTCTGAAAGGAGGACGGTCAAGGGCCGGTTCCGGAAGCGGCAAAGCCCGTAAAAAACTGATTCTTTATTTACGAATCGCACCGGTCGATGTCAAGCGAAAAGCGGGGTGGAAGGGACGCCTTTCCCCCGGGCACGCAATGACTTTTACTTGACTGCGGTGGGCGCCTCGGCTATATTTTCGCAACATGTCTCCGGCAATGAAAACCCTCGCCGGGTTCCGTCCGTCGACCCGGTTGCGCTGGGCGCCGCAATGCGGGGTAAGACGCGCCGGTAGCAGGCGGGAACGCGCCGCGGCCCGATGCGGGAGTTTGCCATGCTGAGTTCGAAGGTGAAGACATGGTACGTGAACATGCTGGGCCCCTTCGTCCGTACGTCGGTGCGATTCGGGATACATCCCAACGCGCTGACCATGATCGGCTTCGGGATCACCCTGGTCTCGGCCTGTCTCTTCGGACTCGGTGCTTTCAGGTGGGCGGGACTGGTCATGTTCATCGGCGGCAGCTGCGACGTGCTGGACGGGCATCTCGCCCGGGAGACGGGCACCCGGAGCACCTTCGGGGCGCTCCTCGATTCCACGCTGGACCGTTACGCTGAGATCGCCGTATTCGTCGGCATCATCGCCTTCTATCTATTCAACGCGGCAGACAGCGCGTTGAACGCCTACTGGGTGCTGGCGTCCGTGATGGCGATCAGCGGCTCCCTGATGGTCAGTTACGTCCGCGCACGCGCGGAGGGACTCGGCCAGGAATGCACCGTGGGACTCATGCAGCGGCCGGAACGGATCGTCTGTCTCGGGCTGGGCGCGCTGCTCGGGGAAACGTACCTGCCCGTCGCACTGGTCCTGATTGCCGTGGTGTCGAACTACACGGCCATCACCCGCCTGTTCCACATACGCAGGACATCGAAGGGTTGAGGAAGGTTCCGGGATCCGGGAAATCCCCGGTGCGCGGGAAAACGGGAAGGCGGACCGTCGTCCGTTGACGCGGTCCCCAATGCGAAGCGTGACGGCTTAACGTCACAGGAGTCGGGTTCATGTGGGCTAAAAACAGGAAAATCACCCTGGCCTTGCTGGTATTCATCGGTCTGCTGGGTGCCGTATGGGTTATCAGGCACGACCGGGCGCAGGCGATCGGCGATCAGCAGTACGACCTGAAACTGCTGCAGCAGGTCGTGGACCGCATCCGCGCCAAGTACGTGGACGACCTGAACGAAGGTGAAGCGATCGACGCGGCCATCCGCGGCATGCTCGGCACGCTCGATCCCTACACGGAGTTCCTGGCGAAAAAGCAGAGCGACGAGATGAAAATGATGCAGATCCAGGGGAAGTACGGTGGATTGGGCATCAGGATCCAGAAGCAGGAGAACGCCCTGGTCGTCGTCGCGCTGTTTGACGACACGCCGGCCTTCGACGTCGGCCTGCAGACCGGCGACCGCATCGTGCGGATCGAGGAATCGTCCACGGCCGACATCGACGTGTCGCAGGCGGCGGACCTCCTCCGGGGAAGTCCCGGGACATCCGTGAATATCTCGGTCAGCAGGGAAGGCGAGGACGCGTTCATCGACTTCACGGTGACGCGGGCCATTATCACCATACCCGTGGTTCCTTACGTGGGGATGCTGGAAGGCGATACCGGCTATATCAAGCTTAACCAGTTTACCGAAGACGCTTCCATACAGGTGGAACAGGCGTTGAAGCGGCTTCAGGCGCAGGGCGCCGGCGGGTATCTGCTGGACCTGCGGGGCAACCCGGGGGGCTTGCTGGAGCAGGCCGTGGACGTAGCCGGGAAGTTCCTGCCGGAGGACCGTCTCATCGTGTACACGATGGGCAGGCCCGGTTCGGATCAGCGGTCGTACCACGCGCCGGAATCCTACACGCTGGAGGACGCGCCGCTGGTGGTGCTCGTCGACCGGTTCAGCGCCAGTGCGTCCGAGATCGTCGCCGGAGCGATACAGGACTGGGACCGCGGCGTCGTGGCCGGCCAGCCGACCTTCGGCAAGGCTTCGGTGCAGCAGATATTCCCCATGAACCAGGGGACGGCCCTGAAGATCACGACGGCGAGGTACTACACGCCGAGCGGCAGGCTCATCCAGAAGACCGGGGAGCGCACGGACGACAGCGTCGCGGCGGATTCCGCGCCGGGTGGAACGGACGGGTCCGACAGGACGTCGTTCGAGACGAGAATCGGGCGGACCGTCTACGGAGGCGGCGGTATCGCGCCCGACGTGGAGATCGAGGTCCCGGCATACCCCAACCTGATCCGCGCCCTGAACAACCAGAGCATGTTCATCAAGTTCGCCATCCACTACGTGTCGAACAACCCCGAAGCGGACCAGGCGACTTTCGACGTCACGGACGAGATGATCGACGCCTTTCGCCGGTTCGTCGAGACGCGGTCCTTCACCTATACCTCCGTGGCGGAACAGTCGCTCGACGAACTGGAAGAGATCGTCCGGGACCGCGCGCCGGCCGACGACGTGATGGCATCGCTCGCCGACCTGCGGGGCAAACTGAACCGTCAGCGCGAGCTGGAGTACTCCAGGCACCGGGACCTGCTCGTGGCCCGCATCGGTACGGAGATCAGCGCGAAACTCTGGGGTACGGCGGGCCGTTATGCCTTTGCCGCCAGGCACGACCCCCAGATCAGGGCGTCCCTGGAGATCCTGAATGACGAACGGGAATACCGGAAGCTGCTCGGTGACGATCCCGCGGAATAGAGGCGGCGGCAAGCCGCCGGCAGAGACCCGGGCATCGAAGTACGCGGGCTTCGCGAGGGTGGCGGAACTGGTATACGTGCTGGATTTAGGATCCAGTGGGGCAACCCATGGGGGTTCGACTCCCCCCCCTCGCATCTTGCCCGGGGTTTTGTCACAGGCCCCGGATCCCGGGCGCTTTTCCGTTGACACACCACCCCCTCCACGGTTAATTACGACGGCTTTACGAACGGCGGCCGCGCCGCTTCTGGTCCGCGGCCCGTCTACGCGGCGCCGGCCGGCCAGCCCGGCCAGCCCGGTCCGACCCGGAAAGGCAGGCAAGCGAGCGAGGCGAAGGGAGCGATTGGCTTGAACTACACGGTTTCCGAACCCAAACCCTGGAAACGCGTCCTTGAGATCGAAGTGCCCTCCGACGCGATTCAATCCGAACTGAACGAGGCCTACGCGCGTTACAGTAGAGAGGTGCGCCTTCCCGGGTTCCGCCGGGGCAAGGTTCCCTTGAACGTGCTCAAGGCGCAACTCGGCAATGAGATCCGCGCGGAAGTGCTGGAAAAGAAGATCCCGGAGTATCTGAACAGCGCCCACGAGCGTGCGGAGATCAAGCCCATCAGCCAACCCGTGATCGAAGAGATCGAATTCGACGAGGGGCAGGACCTGAAACTTCGGGCCAGCGTGGAAGTCAAGCCCGCCATCGAACTGAAACAGTATAAGGAACTGCGGGTGACCCGGCGGACCGTGAACGCGACGGACGAGGACGTGGACGAGCGGCTCGAGAGGTTGCGGGAACGCTACGCCAGCGTGGTACGGATCGACGGGGAAGCGGAGAAGGATCACTTCATCCGTGCCGATATTCAGCACGCCGATGCCAGCGGGGTGCCGATCATCGGACGCAAGGAAGAGAACCAGTTCTTCCAGGTCGGTTCGGGACGGCTGGGCGAGGGGTTCGATACCCAGCTGGCCGGGGTCGGGGCCGACGAGGACCGGACCGTGAAGACCACGTTACCGTCCGATTACCCCGACGAAAACCTGGCGGGCCAGGAAGCCTGTTTCATCGTGCACGTACACGAAGTGCTGGAAAGGCAGTTGCCGGAAGCGGACGACGATTTCGCCGTGGACATCGGCATGGAGAGCCTGGTCGCCCTGAAGCAGTCTGTCCGCGAGGAAATCGAACGGGAACCGGACCTGGAACTGCGCAGGGACCTGGTCACGCAGATCGTGGATGCCCACGAATTCGAAGTGCCCGAATCCATGATGACGGCCTTTCTCGACCAGGTCGTAGCCGACGCGCGCCGGTCGACGCGGGGCAGGGACGAAGTCGACGAGAACGCCGTACGCCAGGAGTACCGCCCGGTGGCGAACAGCCAGATCATGCGCCACCTCATCCTGGACGCCATCGCGGAGCAGGAAGGGCTGGCGGTGGACCAGGAGGAGTTGGACGAGCGGCTGGAGGCTGTCGCGGCAAGGGGACAGGCATCGGTCGACCAGGTCCGCAGGCTCTTCCGGGAGAACGGGAGGCTGGACCGCATCGAAGCGGATCTAAGGGAAGAGAAAGTCGTTGAGTTTCTCGTGGAGCACGCCGACATACAAACGGAGTAGAAGGAGCGCATCATGTTAGTGCCGATGGTGATTGAACAGACGGGCCGCGGGGAACGGGCCTACGACATCTACTCTCTGCTGCTGAAGAACCGCATCGTCTTCATCGGCATGCCGATCGACGACACCATCGCGAACCTGGTGATCGCCCAGTTGCTCTACCTCCAGTACGAAGACGCCGAAAAGGACATCAAGCTGTACATCAACAGCCCCGGCGGTAGCATCACCGCGGGACTCGCCATTTACGACACCATGCAGTTCATCCAGCCCGACGTGGAGACCTACTGCCTGGGCATGGCCGCGAGCATGGGCGCCTTCCTCCTCACGGCGGGCGGGAGCGGCAAACGTTACGCCCTGCCCTATTCGCGCATTCTGATCCACCAGCCTTCCATTCCCCACATGGCCGGCACGGCCAAGGACATCGAGATCCAGGCCGAGGAGATGCTGCGCATGAAGCGTACCATGAACGAGATCATGGCCCACCATACCGGACAGTCGGTGGACAAGATCGAAGCGGATACGGACCGGGACTTCTGGATGTCGCCGGAACAGGCCGTGGAATACGGGCTGGTGGACCACGTGGTCGAAACCGCCGCTTCCAAAGCTATCGCCGAGTCGCTGAACGGCAAAACCGCCTAGGATCGGATCATGAAGAAACGATCGACACCGCGGGACCTGCGCTGCTCCTTCTGCAACCGGAACGCCGACGAGGTGGAACGCCTCATCACGGGTCCGAACGTGTACATCTGCAACGAGTGCATCCTGATGTGCAACGGGATCCTCGAGGAGGAGATGAGCCGCAGCACCCTGTCGACGGTCGAGCATCTGCCGCTGCCCACGGAGATCAAGGAGGCGCTCGACGAATACGTCATCGGCCAGGAACAGGCCAAGAAGGTGCTTTCCGTGGCCGTGTACAACCACTACAAGCGGATACAGCACGGCGCCGCCCAGGCCGGTGGCGCCGCCCAGGCCGGTCAGCCCACCCAGGCCGGTCTTGACGACGTGGAGCTCGAGAAGAGCAACATCCTGCTGATCGGTCCCACCGGCACCGGCAAGACGCTCCTGGCCCAGACCCTGGCGAAGATGCTTCACGTGCCTTTCTGCATCGCGGACGCCACGGTGCTCACGGAAGCCGGCTACGTGGGCGAAGACGTGGAGAGCGTCCTGGTCCGGCTGCTCCAGGCCGCCGATTACGACGTGCCGAAAGCCGAAAGCGGCATCGTCTACATCGACGAAGTCGACAAGGTGGCGCGCAAGTCGGCCAACCCCTCCATCACCCGCGACGTGTCGGGAGAAGGGGTGCAGCAGTCTCTGCTCAAAATGCTGGAGGGCACCATCGCCAACGTGCCCCCGAAGGGCGGCCGGAAACACCCCGAACAGAACTTCGTCCAGATCAACACCAGGAACATCCTCTTCATATGCGGCGGCGCCTTCGACGACCTCGATCAGATCATCGAGCGGCGGACCGCGGAAGGGACCATCGGATTCGGCGGCGTATCGAAGCATTCCGCGAGCCGCAATACGAGCGAACTCCTCGCCCGGGTCGAACCGGACGACCTGCTGCAGTACGGCCTCATCCCGGAGATCATCGGCCGGCTGCCGGTGATTGCCACGCTGGGCGAACTGGACGCCGACGCCCTCATGGAAATCCTCCTCAAGCCCAAAAACGCCCTCGTGAAGCAATACCAGCGGCTGCTCGAAATGGAAGACGTCAAGCTGACCTTTACGGACGAGTCGCTTCAGGCGGTGGTGAACGAGGCCATGGACAAGAAGACGGGCGCGCGTTCGCTGCGGTCCATCCTCGAGGAAGTGATGCTGGACGTGATGTTCAACGCGCCGACGCAGGAAGACCTGAGTGAAGTGATCGTCACCGGGGAGACCGTCACGGATAAATCGCCGCCCGTCTACGTTCAGGGCAAGGAAAGCAAGCAAAGCGCCTGATCCCCCACTCCGCGGCATCAACGGTTTCCCATGATTACCCTCAATCGTAACGAACCCATCACATTCGACGACAAGCTGCCGCTCATCCCCCTCCGTGAAGTGGTCGTGTTCCCCTACATGGAATACCCCCTCATCATTGCCAGGGACGCTTCCATCAAAGCCCTGGAGCACGGGGTCAACAACGACCGGCTGCTCTTCCTGACCGCCCAGCGGAACCCGGATATCGAGCAGCCCGCGAAAGAAGACGTGCACCGGACCGGCATCGTGGCCCGCATCCTGCAGGTGGTGAAACTGCCCAACGGCCTGATCCGCGTGCTCGTCGAGGGGATCGTCCGGGCGCGGATCGTCCGGTTCCTTTCCACGGACCCCTACATGCGGGTGAAGATCACCCTGGTCGAGGAGGCCGGGGACACCGAAGCGGAGGTGCAGGCGAGACTGCGGACCGTCGTGGACCAGTTCACGGAGTATATCAAGCTGAACCAGCAGGCGCCCGACGAGATCCTGCTGTCCCTGCAGAACATGGACGACGCCCAGCGCCTGGTGGATACGATGTCGGCCTTCATCCAGCAGAGCCCCCAGGTCAAGCAGCGGCTCATCGAGGCGCCGTCGATCATCGAGCAGCTCGACGAACTGGCGGCCCTTTTGGCCACGGAACTGGAGATCCTGGAGATCAAGAACCAGCTCGACGGGGAAGTCCGGGACCGCATCACCAAGTCGCAGCGGGAATTCTTTCTCCAGGAACAGATGCGCGTGATCAAGCAGGAACTGGGCGAGCTGGAGGACCTGCCGGAGAACCCGGACGGCCTGGCCCAGCAGATCGCGGACGCGAAGATGCCCAAAGAGGCCCACGAAAAGGCCATGAACGAGCTGGAAAAGCTCCAGCAGATGCACCCGACTTCACCCGAGGCGACGGTGATCCGGAACTACCTGGAGTGGCTCGTCGAGGTCCCGTGGCGGAAACGCACGCGGGACAGCCGGGACATCGGCCGGGTGGCGTCCGTGCTCGACGCCGATCACTACGGGCTGGAAAAACCCAAGGAACACATCCTCGAGTACCTGTCGGTCATCCAGTTGACGCGGCACCTCAAAGGGCCGATCCTGTGCCTGGTCGGCCCGCCCGGCGTGGGCAAGACCTCCCTCGGCCGTTCGGTCGCGCGCGCCATGGGCCGCAAGTTCGTCCGCATGTCCCTCGGCGGCGTGCACGACGAGGCGGAGATCAGGGGGCATCGCCGGACCTACATCGGTTCCATGCCCGGACGCATCATCCAGGCGATGCGCCGAGCCAAGTCGGTCAATCCCGTCATCCTGCTCGACGAGGTGGACAAACTCGGCCGGGACGTGCGCGGCGACCCCGCGTCGGCCCTGCTCGAGGTGC
It encodes:
- a CDS encoding heat-inducible transcriptional repressor HrcA, which gives rise to MAYTLQTDRDKDILRNLVEHHVSTGQPVGSRSIASQGPLDVSPATVRNTMVNLEDAGYITRPHPSAGGVPTDKGYRYYVDALLRMRPINRRDRERIHLELENDWLSVQELLSHTAQILGLVCREVGVALAPKLYDGRLERVELIPVARRKVLLVLTLASGMVRSIVAELDADIPKDRLDSASWFLNQRLS
- a CDS encoding CDP-alcohol phosphatidyltransferase family protein encodes the protein MREFAMLSSKVKTWYVNMLGPFVRTSVRFGIHPNALTMIGFGITLVSACLFGLGAFRWAGLVMFIGGSCDVLDGHLARETGTRSTFGALLDSTLDRYAEIAVFVGIIAFYLFNAADSALNAYWVLASVMAISGSLMVSYVRARAEGLGQECTVGLMQRPERIVCLGLGALLGETYLPVALVLIAVVSNYTAITRLFHIRRTSKG
- a CDS encoding S41 family peptidase codes for the protein MWAKNRKITLALLVFIGLLGAVWVIRHDRAQAIGDQQYDLKLLQQVVDRIRAKYVDDLNEGEAIDAAIRGMLGTLDPYTEFLAKKQSDEMKMMQIQGKYGGLGIRIQKQENALVVVALFDDTPAFDVGLQTGDRIVRIEESSTADIDVSQAADLLRGSPGTSVNISVSREGEDAFIDFTVTRAIITIPVVPYVGMLEGDTGYIKLNQFTEDASIQVEQALKRLQAQGAGGYLLDLRGNPGGLLEQAVDVAGKFLPEDRLIVYTMGRPGSDQRSYHAPESYTLEDAPLVVLVDRFSASASEIVAGAIQDWDRGVVAGQPTFGKASVQQIFPMNQGTALKITTARYYTPSGRLIQKTGERTDDSVAADSAPGGTDGSDRTSFETRIGRTVYGGGGIAPDVEIEVPAYPNLIRALNNQSMFIKFAIHYVSNNPEADQATFDVTDEMIDAFRRFVETRSFTYTSVAEQSLDELEEIVRDRAPADDVMASLADLRGKLNRQRELEYSRHRDLLVARIGTEISAKLWGTAGRYAFAARHDPQIRASLEILNDEREYRKLLGDDPAE
- the tig gene encoding trigger factor, coding for MGLNYTVSEPKPWKRVLEIEVPSDAIQSELNEAYARYSREVRLPGFRRGKVPLNVLKAQLGNEIRAEVLEKKIPEYLNSAHERAEIKPISQPVIEEIEFDEGQDLKLRASVEVKPAIELKQYKELRVTRRTVNATDEDVDERLERLRERYASVVRIDGEAEKDHFIRADIQHADASGVPIIGRKEENQFFQVGSGRLGEGFDTQLAGVGADEDRTVKTTLPSDYPDENLAGQEACFIVHVHEVLERQLPEADDDFAVDIGMESLVALKQSVREEIEREPDLELRRDLVTQIVDAHEFEVPESMMTAFLDQVVADARRSTRGRDEVDENAVRQEYRPVANSQIMRHLILDAIAEQEGLAVDQEELDERLEAVAARGQASVDQVRRLFRENGRLDRIEADLREEKVVEFLVEHADIQTE
- a CDS encoding ATP-dependent Clp protease proteolytic subunit, translated to MMLVPMVIEQTGRGERAYDIYSLLLKNRIVFIGMPIDDTIANLVIAQLLYLQYEDAEKDIKLYINSPGGSITAGLAIYDTMQFIQPDVETYCLGMAASMGAFLLTAGGSGKRYALPYSRILIHQPSIPHMAGTAKDIEIQAEEMLRMKRTMNEIMAHHTGQSVDKIEADTDRDFWMSPEQAVEYGLVDHVVETAASKAIAESLNGKTA
- the clpX gene encoding ATP-dependent Clp protease ATP-binding subunit ClpX; the protein is MKKRSTPRDLRCSFCNRNADEVERLITGPNVYICNECILMCNGILEEEMSRSTLSTVEHLPLPTEIKEALDEYVIGQEQAKKVLSVAVYNHYKRIQHGAAQAGGAAQAGQPTQAGLDDVELEKSNILLIGPTGTGKTLLAQTLAKMLHVPFCIADATVLTEAGYVGEDVESVLVRLLQAADYDVPKAESGIVYIDEVDKVARKSANPSITRDVSGEGVQQSLLKMLEGTIANVPPKGGRKHPEQNFVQINTRNILFICGGAFDDLDQIIERRTAEGTIGFGGVSKHSASRNTSELLARVEPDDLLQYGLIPEIIGRLPVIATLGELDADALMEILLKPKNALVKQYQRLLEMEDVKLTFTDESLQAVVNEAMDKKTGARSLRSILEEVMLDVMFNAPTQEDLSEVIVTGETVTDKSPPVYVQGKESKQSA
- the lon gene encoding endopeptidase La, producing the protein MITLNRNEPITFDDKLPLIPLREVVVFPYMEYPLIIARDASIKALEHGVNNDRLLFLTAQRNPDIEQPAKEDVHRTGIVARILQVVKLPNGLIRVLVEGIVRARIVRFLSTDPYMRVKITLVEEAGDTEAEVQARLRTVVDQFTEYIKLNQQAPDEILLSLQNMDDAQRLVDTMSAFIQQSPQVKQRLIEAPSIIEQLDELAALLATELEILEIKNQLDGEVRDRITKSQREFFLQEQMRVIKQELGELEDLPENPDGLAQQIADAKMPKEAHEKAMNELEKLQQMHPTSPEATVIRNYLEWLVEVPWRKRTRDSRDIGRVASVLDADHYGLEKPKEHILEYLSVIQLTRHLKGPILCLVGPPGVGKTSLGRSVARAMGRKFVRMSLGGVHDEAEIRGHRRTYIGSMPGRIIQAMRRAKSVNPVILLDEVDKLGRDVRGDPASALLEVLDPEQNSAFNDHYLEVDYDLSRVLFITTANTTETIPPALNDRMEILELPGYLETQKLAIAKEFLVPKQIKAHGLKKERVTFRKDALLAVIREYTREAGVRGLERHIAAVCRKLARKVVEGRSGKRMQVTRNQLSGYLGVPRYLDSEVVKQDSVGIATGLAWTQSGGDILTIEVSVLNRRGAGRLTLTGQLGEVMQESAHAALTYARSRAASLGLEPDFYKNVEIHVHMPEGAIPKDGPSAGITIATALCSALTGVPVRCDIAMTGEITLRGNVLPIGGLNEKLIAALRAGIKEVAIPLRNRKDLVDVPPEVKDGIEIIPVSTMDEVLKRTMGMTVVESRVPALLPAQSVTQPSIKPV